A single Nostoc sp. PCC 7107 DNA region contains:
- a CDS encoding M48 family metallopeptidase translates to MTNTVESLFDTGLERYKAGEAVDSLIPVFKEVCDRAPKTSAAWICLAWLYLLDNKGNSAYKAAQKAVKLSPQDPQARVNLALAMLETGQKGLRQHIDAVQQLFLVNPEWRDEIKNSIEDGLSRKPDWDSLLKVKKWLFEE, encoded by the coding sequence ATGACTAACACCGTTGAATCTCTGTTTGATACAGGTTTGGAACGCTATAAAGCTGGTGAAGCAGTGGATTCTTTGATCCCTGTGTTTAAGGAGGTATGCGATCGCGCTCCCAAAACTAGTGCAGCTTGGATTTGTTTAGCATGGTTGTATCTGTTAGATAACAAAGGCAACTCAGCTTATAAAGCCGCACAAAAAGCAGTCAAATTAAGCCCTCAAGACCCACAAGCCAGAGTTAATCTGGCTCTAGCAATGCTAGAAACTGGCCAAAAAGGCTTGCGTCAACACATTGATGCTGTACAACAGTTATTTTTGGTAAACCCAGAATGGCGCGATGAAATCAAAAATAGTATTGAAGATGGTCTGAGTAGAAAACCAGATTGGGATAGTTTATTAAAAGTCAAGAAGTGGTTATTTGAAGAATAG
- a CDS encoding iron-sulfur cluster assembly accessory protein has translation MTQATQPQQSGILLSETALRQVKLLQERQGQDLCLRVGVRQGGCSGMSYMMDFEDTSKITPQDEVFDYDGFQIICDRKSLLYLYGLMLDYSDAMIGGGFQFTNPNANQTCGCGKSFGV, from the coding sequence ATGACACAAGCAACGCAGCCTCAACAAAGCGGCATTCTGTTAAGCGAAACCGCCTTGCGCCAAGTCAAACTCCTGCAAGAAAGGCAAGGTCAAGATTTGTGCCTGCGGGTAGGCGTACGGCAAGGCGGATGCTCTGGGATGTCTTATATGATGGACTTTGAGGATACAAGCAAGATCACCCCGCAGGATGAAGTTTTTGACTATGATGGCTTCCAAATTATTTGCGATCGCAAAAGCTTGCTTTACCTCTATGGCTTAATGCTTGATTATAGCGATGCGATGATTGGCGGCGGTTTTCAGTTCACGAATCCCAACGCTAACCAAACCTGTGGTTGTGGTAAGTCATTTGGTGTGTAG